Within Vespa velutina chromosome 8, iVesVel2.1, whole genome shotgun sequence, the genomic segment TATTGCGAGGTTGTGCAACTAATCTAGTCCATCTAAATGTTGCTCGCAATTCTTTTTCAAGTAAAAAGACCAAAGAAATACCTCCCAGTTTTAAGCAATTTTTTACAGCAACACTTTCATTAAAGTACTTAAACATCTCTTTCTGTAAATTACCTCTGGAGGCATTAAAACATTTGTTACTTGGTTTGGCATGTAATGAAAGTACAGTAGGTTTAGAACTTGATATGAGTGGAAATAATTTAGGTTCTATGGGTGCTCATGTTTTGGAATCGTGTATACATGGCGTGAGATGCATAGCATCATTGGATATTTCGGACAGCAGTACGTACGTTCTAAATTCTGTGAATTAATAACTGTTATATACCAATTGTTTTTGTCTtcttacatagatatatatttttagatatggATGTTGATTTGGCACAAGTAATAACAGCCATAGGTAAAAATAAGTctattaaacaattatatatggGTCGAAATACGACTGGTATGAAAAGTAAACACATCGCTGTTGTAATGGATGCTTTAGTCCAAATGTTGCAAGAGGATGATTGCGTTTTACAAGCATTACATTTACCTGATTCTCGTCTTAAATCTGATctctataatttaattaatgctTTGGGAAGTAATACGTGTCTTCATACATTAGACATAAGTGGAAATCAGATTGGAGATCCTGGTGCAAGATTATTAGCCAAAGCATTGCAAATCAATAATCACTTAAGGACTatcatttatgataaaaataatattacgctTCAAGGTTATGCAGATATTGTACATGCTTTGGAAAAGTAAATTCATTTTACAATACAGTAATCAGTTAATATACCAATTTTATAAACtatatgtatttcttattCGATTGCAGAAATTGTAGTGTGAGGCATATGCCATTTCCAATTTTTGATCTACAACCGTGTATGAAAACTTCTGCTGAAAAAACAGAACAATTAGCTAAAAAAATCCAAGATTTGCTGCAAAGAAATGTTACTCCATGTAAATACAGTCATGGACAAGCATTTAGACTTCAGCAAGGTTTTTTGTTAAGTTCCACACAACAGATGGTTGATAGACTTGTTGTTCAAACTCAGGATACTATCAAAGCTATAGCTGCAGAAAGCTGTGATgcaaataatgatattaattatgctACTGGTCTGATACAGGATGCTGATAATTCTAAACAGGtattaaaaaacattataattatttatgaacacataaataatctaatgtatgtattatttatagctCCTTCCAAGATTACATGAAGTACTCCAAAGAAGAGATGAAAATAATccaattgaattaaaattacatgATATGGCAAATGAACTTCACAAAGTTGTTACTATGTACTTAGaggtattttttctttaacttttaaaacgaatataaaatatttaaagaagaatttttatattgaaaagtaatatttttttataggatTCATTGGATGCAATGCTTAAATGCGCGAATGAACAATGTCCAACAATACTTTCACAAACAGTAATTAGAGGAGATGAAAGTGAACCTATTGCAGTGGAGGATGATGTTCGTAATAtttgtaaggaaaaaaatcatataagtGCAGAATTTATTCACACAACTATTACAGAGCAAGCTGGTgctgatattattaatagagtCAAGTAagactattttattttatcatactaTGTTGATATTTTTGTGTTTATACTTTTAAcatttcataatttaaattaatgaaaaaaaaatgttcttagTGAGTTAAACTTAGCGGTTGCTGCACATGTATCTGATAGAACTACCGACGAAGTAATTGAATCTTTGTCACGTAGCTACAAAACTTTggtgaataatttataatttgtatatcttatttttttataattacacaatatttataaaaacttttattctCACAGATCGGAGATTGTGATAGTCGAACAAGAAGTAGTACTCCAGATGTATTACGACCAAGTGCAGGTTCCATGAGTAGTGGAAGTGTTATTGGTGTTACAAGTGCAACTGGTGTTTCTATGACATTGCATGGTGGAAGGACTAGTCTTATTTCAGAAGTAGAGTGTCCTCCAGAAACATTTTCCTTGGAAAATTCTCTTAGTCATTGTTCAAGTGAACAATCGCCAAtggtaattttaattaattatttcataaatgatttaatctattattcctgcatataaatatacaatatatatatatatatatatatatatatatatatatatatatatatatttatttatttatatattatatattaatattaatattaatattaatattaataacatattgTTGTTACTTTTTCTATGTCTGTCTCTAGAAATTGGATTATTTGAATCTTGTaagtatagtaaaaaaaaataagtggcacatataattatcatataattatatattgatgGTTGacgattcattaaaaatttgttgttatttttattcttgttgaataaatttctattgcattattttttattcaggCAACTCCACACTTAtctaataaacgaaaaagttTACATGGGAGAAAATTAAGACCTAAATCTGTGGTAGATTCTGTAGAAGGATTGTCAGCAGATGATATACCTGATTTACTTCCATCACTGCCAAAAAGTCAGGCAGAAGGTTAGTTTCATATACAATTTAATACTATtgggaataataaattttttacagaTAGATGatagtaaacaaaaaatattttctttttatagctATTTCAGAAACTGAACATTCCTTAACAGAATCGTTAGATTCTGTCTCAGAATTACCTAATACTGTAGGTCAACAATTACAACATTTAGTTAAATCTAGACCACGAAGAACAAAAACTAGAGCACCTACAAGACCAATGTTAAGACCAGATCAACCCGTAGATGGTTTAGCTCTTGGAGAGGGACTAGATGTATTCTTCCGGCCTACAACACCAACTACACCACTTATATCACCTACAAGTGATGATaggtattataaataaaaagaaatatatatatatatatatatatatatatatatatatatacctttaataatcatcaatttgcttttgtaatttaaaaatattgtatgttTAGTTCTTTACATACGTTTCCAACGGATGGGAGCCCAAATTTATCTCTGGCGAGTCATAAAAGTATACCACCTGATCTAGATAAAAAGCATGGATGTAACTCACCAATGTTAAAAACGTTACTTGAACCAACACCACGTTCAAGATCTAGcgataatttagaaaaattttctcctCTCGTTGGAAGACGTTCACAAGGTGATTCACCATTAACCGCATCTCCTCTGGCTCGACGAAATACGACAGATAATGCTCAGGGACATGAGAGAGTAATGTCCAGATGTGATAGTAGTAAGGATACATATAATAACAGTATTATGAGTACTTCCGTTGATTCTTCCAAACGTAATACCTTACCAAATATTGGATCAATCCCAACCTCTCGTAATTCTCGAGAATCAGAAGACTGTgggaaaatattacaattacaaaataatatgaattcgTCATCGGACAAAGATAGATCTAGCGTACAAGCAATGTCTTCTGTTAAGCTACGATCAACTGGTTTTGATCTACGAAGTCCAACCAACGGTAGCAACACCAAAAATTCATCGGAATCGTCTAAGTCACCGATATTAAAATCTGTtgttaaaggaaataattctaGCAGCGATGGAAAAAATAATGGtgctcttttaaaaaataaacctATTCCTCCTGCTACAGCACCAAAGCCACGTCCTTGGAGCATGGCTGCTGATAGGAAATCtggtaaatttattaacatttttatattaatctttattcACGTTTTGtctagatagaaaaataatcagacaaatttattccaataatttaaatatcaataatcgTAGGTGAATTTAGCTTATTGAGTGATGGGTCGAGTCCAAATACGTCTGCAGGAAATACACCTGACTCCGGTGATGCTCTCGACGAATCAACTGATAGTGGTGTTAGCGGTCCGGCATCATTACCACCTACATTATCAGCCAGCAGTACAGCAAGTTCACTGAGCAATACAAGTGTAGAAAAAAGATCGGTCAGAGAATTGGCAGCTAGTTTAAATAAAGGAAAGCCtgacaaaaaggaaaatggtaAAATCAAACATTTTCATAAGATGCATGATCGTTCGGTGTATTGTAACCCTGCATACACTGCTCGATTCGAACATCACTGTTAACcattatgaaatattcatttttttttttacaagcttTAAAATAGTTTGGAAATGCATGAAAAGCCTTAAAATTCATGAGCCTTgctgtatatattattttagagCATAGCACACCTGCACCATGGAGGTCGGTGCTTCAACGTTCTGCTGACCGACCAGTTACCAAGGTACTTTAcgacatttatttctttctttttctattttactgaagaaagaagacagctgtatatattaaaatgtatttagtAATGCCTTGTAATACTGATCATTCCTTAAATAATCCTTCAAGCTTCGATTTCTAATTATGCCTGTGtcgtatatttaatgtaacttttaatcttttttttttttttaactttgccTTGAAATTCTctgcttttcttttgtttatcgtatcaaaatgtatatagaaattatatatactaatttCTTCCTATTCTACATCCTATTTGTCAATTTTAGGTAACGGAAGTGCCGAAAACGGTTGAAGATTCTCCGTTCAGCTTTAAACTTCGTCGCACTTCGTTTTTGCGtgattcaaattttaattatgacaACGATGTTGTTGACGTTTAACAATACAGTTCCGTGTAACACcagaatatcgattttatgaCAGTAcgtcaaaaaaattaaaataataataaaaataataacaataataataatgataatatacataatatttataagaataatctAAGACAAGCATTTCTATGAATTGCACAATAAGATAGCACATTGTTTGTTTATATTCGTGCCATAAGAAATCcgatataacatacatatatatatacatttattaaatgaacaCTTGCATTAGGAACAGGGTAACAAGAGTTTCTATAACAAGTATTAGTCTCCTATTATTATGTCATTAGAAggttttattgtatattataacagaatattacatttatcatgcagaattaatttaaattactaTTGAATACAAATAACAATTGGAACAAATACTTCCATTTAAATCACAGCCAATGCTGCATTTCTCtaaactttaatataaaaggcctggtataatattgtatatgatATTATCGAAGTAATTTACAAATTGGTAacttgtttttaatatttaaatatttatctgttGTCCTCGCCTGTACATTTTAGATAAGAGACTGTGTAGTTTAGATAAACGGGTGTGTTCTGGCTacgtaaacaaataatttctatccTATTGGATAGAGTTTTATAGATGTCAACGTAATAAGTGCCTATTACgtatgataaaacaaaaaagtgttattctacttttaatttttttcggcAAAATGTATTTGTCTTCCGATGTTTAATGTATGAGTATACAATTGATTACGTTTTTCATTAACGcgtttagatttttttttaatcgcagTATTTTAAAGAAAGCTCTTGTTTGTTATCCTGAATATAAGCTACATATATGCGTatcattttgaattattttggtcttaaattaaaaatcatgctataaaataactatatatacatatatatatatatatatatatatatatatatatatatatatatcaagtttaaacaaaaaatcttTCTAACCGGATCATGTTACTAACTTGGTGTTTGGAAATATAATAGGGATTATACAatcatatatacaaaaatataatatacgcaAAATATACAATGTAACATCtcacgaaaaaatataaaagtgtcGCATTTTAAGTTGAAAAACATTAagtaagaaaacataattgtaTTGTGTAACTATGTtgtataatttgattttttacaTCGTTATAGATAAAGTAATGATCAGAAGGAagtcattattctttttttgttttttttttttctttttctttttttttttatatttttatatttttttgcggTAAGGGGgttgttaaatatattgtcttttctaacaaaaaagtatttaacGTATAATCGTATAGAGAatcgatttgtttttatagagaaaagtatatgtatatacatctgtaaaatagaaatgcgaaataatatcttaatatacatacatacatacataacatgtatatgtatattgtatactTGTAGGGTGTCTTGAATATTCTTATATGAACAAGTGGATATGATTCCTtgaataaaagtaaatcattcgaaatgatattataaatttttgtcattatcgttttatatttattttaaattaaggaATCACATCCTCCTCgattatattatgattttcGATACACtctatgtatacatttataaaacaaacaaaacgtAAAAATGCAACAGTTCAAACATATATTGTACTTTTGTTTGCGCTGTTAGCTATAATCATTGAAAAGTATACTATTGTTATTTACATGGATGCAGTAATACACAAATCTCTACAAGTTGCATTTTGAAATCCATGTTGCATGTTAAccgaaaaaaaacatattccTGAACCTATGTAAGAAGATAATACAAATCATTGTATCAATATACATTGTTGGAAGGTACATTATAAGTCTCCTTTAGGATGACATACATTAAATTTGCATAcatttaatctttaaaatattaaactatattaaccaagaaaaaaattttcctgtAGCTGTTTAATTCAAATTACGTTCTTTAACCACAAAATATGCCAATAACACATtccataataaaattttatgacttattatataaatgtaaatcagTATGATAAAGATTAggtaattaatgaaatatttgataacaatacttttagaaaaatagcaaaagctatataatatgtaatatgattataaaaatagcaTTCAGtcatgtacgtgtatgtaatattatgCAAGCTCATAAACAATTTTGCATATGTCATGTTACAGGTGATCTTTTatactattaaaattatattagactATGCAGTGCAATATTCAGTCAAAAACGTGAAACtcatatttggaaaaaaagaaaagcaaagaaaaaaaaggccaGTGGCAATACAAATTTTGAAAAACTGAGTATCAGTAGAATTCAGTAGTACTGTCACATTGTGCCAAATTAATAGTAGCAATTAATCTTGTTTTGTAAAactgaaaaaagatatacgaaTCTAAGTTAGGTAATAACTATTGTagaacgcaaaaaaaaaattagaaaaaaattcaccTGCAACATGAAAGtgatttaatgtaaatatttaaaaactgACTCAGTATGCCTCTGTGCGTATGATGGTGCATgtgtgatatatttatatattttactcaaATACATTCCTGTATCAGcaactttatatacatacatatagcgtatttagtaaatataaagatataatccTCCAATGAATAAActtatctatgtataaattatgaaaagaattatgattattttaatattgcatTACGATGTagtcaatgaaaaaaagatttttttatttaattatttaatttgtccttcattcgatttatcttaatattataaatataatataatattgtaatcgCATAACTtcgaataatttgatattcaaaaatatcaaaatagcGCGCCATCAAATGTGATTGGTCGTATAAATGATCCTCTACTTTTACCTTTGTTTATCCCTACGAATTAGATGTTATGATTGAAGTTGAATTTTTACTCGTGTTCAGTTCCAATGGTATGGCGCTTGTGTATAagatgattttataaaattttatatgataatatctaAAGACAGATCACATGTGTTTAGTGTATCGCGCGTAAAGTGGTGCGCAGAAAAAACGTACGGAAGTACCGTCATAAAACGTGGAACAAAAGGAGCGTGTAACTAGCGCGCTGAACACACTGTTAATGATTCTTAATGTAAACGTAATTTTATTAAGTTGAAAGAGAGCAAAGATGTCACGTTCAAAGTCAGAAAAAAATGGGAATGGTAACAAATGCGAGTTGAGTATTTGGACACGTGCAATTACAGCAAATTCAGAATGGCCagataaagtaaatataaccTCACTTTTAACAATTCATGTTTTACGCGTCATCCTAATTTTATCCATATTTATAGTCATTATAATTGTatccatatttattattattatttattgtttatacaGGAAGAATTTCTCGATGTTGTTTATTGGGCTAGACAAGCAATAGGCATTATTGTTGGTGTAGGATGGGGTCTTATACCTTTAAAAGGTTTTATAGCTCTATTATTGTAAGTAAAGCTTGTATCTATGAGAGAAGCATATTTAAATGTacttatattgtaataatttaattattaaattattttatatttttcagattTGTACTAGTCAATGCAGGCgttatgtatctatattttaaCAGTTTTCAACAAAtagatgaagaagaatatgGCGGTATATGGGAGTTAACTAAGGAAGGATTTATGACTTCATTTGCTGGTTTTTTGGTATTACTTTGTTTCATAAGAATTAACTAAAGTCATAGATATATCGATATGAATTATAGAGtcagtaatatttatttttaggtgACGTGGATTATCATATATTCAGGACTACATTTTGActgatttagaaataaaaagtgataACACTTGGACtgaaaatcgaattaatttgtaaGTGTAAAATCACTTACTACAATTGCTAATGGAAAGTGCTTTATATTCGCATATGCTTGACTTTATAAGCACTGGTCTATGTAAAAGCaaacattttctatataaaacgCTGGTATATATTAACGGCGTGTctacgaaagaaacgaaaggtaTCATTTTACAAAGTATGcaaaataatatcttcttGCAATTTATTACCCGTAGATAATACTTGTTATACAAGAatgaattatgtatatacaagcctttttatcgtattaaataACTATATTGAACTAGTTTCTTCTTGATATACTAACTTTTGCAGTTACGTCGAttgtttgataataaaaacatttttattgttacaaaaaagaatagtaaaacaattttacaaGTAAAACTCATAGGTGCAAGTACATTTTTTGGTATTTcaaaacaaatacaaaagaaagaaaacaaatttaacaaACAACATTAATGATCACCCAATCATCGAATGTTTGCGTCCGCGAGCTCGTActtcttcatatttattaactaTCTCCTTGCATTGAGCTTTATTCGCATAATGTTTTTGGTAGCTCTCATAAATCAGTGGAAAAAGAGTGGATACTTCTGAATGAGCGCTAAGCAAAGATCTTTCAAGAACGTATATATCAACTGCTTTATCTTCTACAGTCGAATCAATTTGTGCCAATCCAAAATCAATCAtaacaaaatgatttaaagCTGTAAATATGATACATATTAATACcaatgtctttttctttttttttttttttttctacttatttTACATGACAACTTTCAAGACTTTACCTTCATCCTCGGTCCATGTTTcatctgaaatatttttcaaaagaacatTTGAAGTCGTCAAATCTCCatggattatattatttgagtGCAGTTTAGCTATAATTAATCCTAATCCTTCTCCTATAAACTTGATTATATGTTCTACGTTAACTTTATCTGATACATTTtcatcaatataattttttaaaactatTGTATTTTCCATGTGCTCCATATAGATGGTACGGCGATCCAAATTGATCAGATATAACGCAGGTGTCGGTATgcctttaataaaaaaaaaaaacaaaaaataaaatcagttATCAATTGAATTcacaaataatagaataattcaTCTGAtccaaaataatgaataatcttTACCTGCAGATTTAGCACGGAGAATAGCCCGTGCCTCGGCCTTTAATCTATCTTTCGTTAAACGTTTATCTAAATCTGGATGTCTATAACCTTTGACGAATCTCTCTTTAACTATAGTAGATTTACCTAAGTATGTCCCTTTGTAGAGACACGCTTCGGCACCTTGCGATATCAGTTCAAAACCGTCcatgatttttcttcctcgtaaTGAATACAAtcctacatatacataaacgtgattaataattaagctATTCAAGaatgatttgtttttaataataattaaatctaaaccaaagaaatgaaaataaaataagaaataagccgattcatcgtaaaataaacaactcttatattaaaatttctttctctctctctctctctctctctctctctctctctctctctctctctctctctctctctctttatatatatatatatatattatttcatttaaagatGATCTATacttaacaattataaaatctaaatcTAAATGAAGTctaaaagaaagttaaaataaaataagaaataagcaAATTCATcatgaaagagacagagagagagagagaaagagaagtttaTCATAGAATAAACAACTCTctaggatttctttttttctcaagtcattgaaaaatgatctattgttaacaataatgaaatctaaacgaagaaaatgtgaaaataaaataagagacaTATCGCAGTTTATTGTAGGAAATTCATCGTACAATAAATATGAATCTCtagaatctctctctttctattacatAGAAACGTATCtaagtaagaagaagagaatagaagagatGCGAGAAGTCGCGCTAGCGCTAGCGAGCCGAGACGAGAACGAAACGGCGAATCGATCGTCCAGCGTCCGTGAGAGCGTCCTGCGCGCTAATCGCTATCCCGACGCTAGTATTCGCCCGTACTTTGTCGTCGTCGGTTTGTCGCTCCGtgtaactctctctctttctctctctttctctttttcctatttttctctctcactctttctctttctttctttctttctgtttctctctctttctctctctctctctctctttctctctctctctttctcaggtctctctatctctatcttttttattcttaaaaattttcattcgatacaATTCGccaaaaattttcaatcagGATTCGTAGAATACGActcttattttatcattttttgagaccaacaccaccaccattgccaccgccaccgccaccgccaccgccgcaACTTGTTAGGGGAAATGAGGGACGAAGTGAAGATGGACGCGAATCGGCTCATCGCCGAAGTTTACAAGCGACCCGCGCTTTGGAACCAGAGACACATATCCTATCATAATCGAGAAGTGACCAACCGCGTTTGGATGGAAATTGCAGCGATCTTCAAGCTTCCCAGTGCGTGCATCAATCCCAAAGAGGTCTTCGTTCTTgcgttgctctctctctctctctctttccctctttctctcaatctctctctctctctctctctctctctctctctctctctctctctctctctctacctctacctctagctatctatctatctcactaTCTCCTTCTCACTCACATGAATTGGGCCTACAAGCGATTTCCTCTTACCCCCACCCCACCCTCCAAAGCTGCTTCATCTCTTGCTTCTTCTCAAATGATCTAaccaatcgattttttttttaatcctccCCTTCAATATtacacaaatttttcttttgtttcctttttttttttttttttttccttttttttgtttttgtttttctttttttttttttttttttttagaaattcgtACTGTCTATTGATATTTGCGATAAAGTGAgataaggaagagaaaggtaCGAAAAGGGGTGGTGGCTCCACAGTGGCGAACTGTCGCGTACTCGCTTGTACGCATCGCGGCCGGCTTAACCTCACTTTTTTGTGTCTCCtttacgaaattaaaaaaggctctatttacttttccttttccttggAGTTTTTCCTTCTCTAAAAGTTGTTAGCTgatcatcgttgttatcatcgaacacaattttgttattaattttctttcttattttctttttactttttctttttctcttttctttttttctttttttttttaatatcaaatcatACACCAAAGAATAAACttgtgaaaaaaatagaaattatacaaAGTAAGagattctttctatctttctcatgtAGCTCTATTTAACGACCaacaaaatttgaaaattttctctttaataaaaacaaagaaaaattagaacaaAATCAAGATCACCAGACATTCGCGTAGATCGCACAACTATGACGCTAAGGCTACTCGAGTTAGTTCTAAAGGCGCGAGTAGCTACAACAAAACTGCGCATGCGCAGATTACACTTAAGTCAATAACTAAAGATAGTCGAAGCTAACTATATTagtcaaagaaaatttttgcaaatatttattaacttttccctatcgaaattcgaaatatttcaaacagaat encodes:
- the LOC124951101 gene encoding F-actin-uncapping protein LRRC16A isoform X2 yields the protein MSTRSQLTKDLNESVKALLGKHVKILLKNVVKLETKPDKQENRVLVFSPCRLFLLTAKVPTRIDCHFHYLEIVSIESKRANQLCLTVGERFYNFTTTSVGADTTEVDAMIEALHTAIRNIFPTVPLNYIIRKIEVIPASRLQTIRGSELARSTEATRHTGPCGGFSTQYACMCDLHGVPYREEVAWDVDTIYLSHDTRELNLRDFDHLDQKDLVPIISALEYNTWFTKLRASHLKLSHEPLERLLHVMRRSLSIQELYLDNLGVKWDFAHKLSLALISNANTMLQTIDLSHNMIEDKGASSLCGIIAKLMQGATHLSGPIGKLPKGLQKLNLAHCGLTGKGIGQIAHALSLNRSMPTSLQYLNLSENTLKDDINNLCNFLAQPNSLTHLDLSGTDTTLECLFGALLRGCATNLVHLNVARNSFSSKKTKEIPPSFKQFFTATLSLKYLNISFCKLPLEALKHLLLGLACNESTVGLELDMSGNNLGSMGAHVLESCIHGVRCIASLDISDSNMDVDLAQVITAIGKNKSIKQLYMGRNTTGMKSKHIAVVMDALVQMLQEDDCVLQALHLPDSRLKSDLYNLINALGSNTCLHTLDISGNQIGDPGARLLAKALQINNHLRTIIYDKNNITLQGYADIVHALEKNCSVRHMPFPIFDLQPCMKTSAEKTEQLAKKIQDLLQRNVTPCKYSHGQAFRLQQGFLLSSTQQMVDRLVVQTQDTIKAIAAESCDANNDINYATGLIQDADNSKQLLPRLHEVLQRRDENNPIELKLHDMANELHKVVTMYLEDSLDAMLKCANEQCPTILSQTVIRGDESEPIAVEDDVRNICKEKNHISAEFIHTTITEQAGADIINRVNELNLAVAAHVSDRTTDEVIESLSRSYKTLIGDCDSRTRSSTPDVLRPSAGSMSSGSVIGVTSATGVSMTLHGGRTSLISEVECPPETFSLENSLSHCSSEQSPMATPHLSNKRKSLHGRKLRPKSVVDSVEGLSADDIPDLLPSLPKSQAEAISETEHSLTESLDSVSELPNTVGQQLQHLVKSRPRRTKTRAPTRPMLRPDQPVDGLALGEGLDVFFRPTTPTTPLISPTSDDSSLHTFPTDGSPNLSLASHKSIPPDLDKKHGCNSPMLKTLLEPTPRSRSSDNLEKFSPLVGRRSQGDSPLTASPLARRNTTDNAQGHERVMSRCDSSKDTYNNSIMSTSVDSSKRNTLPNIGSIPTSRNSRESEDCGKILQLQNNMNSSSDKDRSSVQAMSSVKLRSTGFDLRSPTNGSNTKNSSESSKSPILKSVVKGNNSSSDGKNNGALLKNKPIPPATAPKPRPWSMAADRKSGEFSLLSDGSSPNTSAGNTPDSGDALDESTDSGVSGPASLPPTLSASSTASSLSNTSVEKRSVRELAASLNKGKPDKKENEHSTPAPWRSVLQRSADRPVTKVTEVPKTVEDSPFSFKLRRTSFLRDSNFNYDNDVVDV
- the LOC124951101 gene encoding F-actin-uncapping protein LRRC16A isoform X3, whose protein sequence is MSTRSQLTKDLNESVKALLGKHVKILLKNVVKLETKPDKQENRVLVFSPCRLFLLTAKVPTRIDCHFHYLEIVSIESKRANQLCLTVGERFYNFTTTSVGADTTEVDAMIEALHTAIRNIFPTVPLNYIIRKIEVIPASRLQTIRGSELARSTEATRHTGPCGGFSTQYACMCDLHGVPYREEVAWDVDTIYLSHDTRELNLRDFDHLDQKDLVPIISALEYNTWFTKLRASHLKLSHEPLERLLHVMRRSLSIQELYLDNLGVKWDFAHKLSLALISNANTMLQTIDLSHNMIEDKGATHLSGPIGKLPKGLQKLNLAHCGLTGKGIGQIAHALSLNRSMPTSLQYLNLSENTLKDDINNLCNFLAQPNSLTHLDLSGTDTTLECLFGALLRGCATNLVHLNVARNSFSSKKTKEIPPSFKQFFTATLSLKYLNISFCKLPLEALKHLLLGLACNESTVGLELDMSGNNLGSMGAHVLESCIHGVRCIASLDISDSNMDVDLAQVITAIGKNKSIKQLYMGRNTTGMKSKHIAVVMDALVQMLQEDDCVLQALHLPDSRLKSDLYNLINALGSNTCLHTLDISGNQIGDPGARLLAKALQINNHLRTIIYDKNNITLQGYADIVHALEKNCSVRHMPFPIFDLQPCMKTSAEKTEQLAKKIQDLLQRNVTPCKYSHGQAFRLQQGFLLSSTQQMVDRLVVQTQDTIKAIAAESCDANNDINYATGLIQDADNSKQLLPRLHEVLQRRDENNPIELKLHDMANELHKVVTMYLEDSLDAMLKCANEQCPTILSQTVIRGDESEPIAVEDDVRNICKEKNHISAEFIHTTITEQAGADIINRVNELNLAVAAHVSDRTTDEVIESLSRSYKTLIGDCDSRTRSSTPDVLRPSAGSMSSGSVIGVTSATGVSMTLHGGRTSLISEVECPPETFSLENSLSHCSSEQSPMKLDYLNLATPHLSNKRKSLHGRKLRPKSVVDSVEGLSADDIPDLLPSLPKSQAEAISETEHSLTESLDSVSELPNTVGQQLQHLVKSRPRRTKTRAPTRPMLRPDQPVDGLALGEGLDVFFRPTTPTTPLISPTSDDSSLHTFPTDGSPNLSLASHKSIPPDLDKKHGCNSPMLKTLLEPTPRSRSSDNLEKFSPLVGRRSQGDSPLTASPLARRNTTDNAQGHERVMSRCDSSKDTYNNSIMSTSVDSSKRNTLPNIGSIPTSRNSRESEDCGKILQLQNNMNSSSDKDRSSVQAMSSVKLRSTGFDLRSPTNGSNTKNSSESSKSPILKSVVKGNNSSSDGKNNGALLKNKPIPPATAPKPRPWSMAADRKSGEFSLLSDGSSPNTSAGNTPDSGDALDESTDSGVSGPASLPPTLSASSTASSLSNTSVEKRSVRELAASLNKGKPDKKENEHSTPAPWRSVLQRSADRPVTKVTEVPKTVEDSPFSFKLRRTSFLRDSNFNYDNDVVDV